ATCTGAGAAACCCACGTTGAGTTTGAATTTATAATAAAATCTTCTTCACTCTGGAAATTATAGAAATTTAAATCTTTTGGGATTTGTTTGCTTTCACTTTTGGTGAGCAAAATTGTTTCATTTATAACATCTCTTATATTGAATTTATCATAGTGATCTTCCTCTCGGTAGAGCTTTGAGAAATTATCAATAATTGTTTGACACCTTTTACTGTTGATAGAGATATCTTTAATTATTGAGGACATCTCTTCATCGAAATCTTCAAGTAATAAAAGATCAGAGGCCATACTAAGCCCAAATAGAGGATTGCTGAGTTCGTGCTTTAAAGTGTTGAGTAGTTCACCCAGGAGTGAAACCCTTTGATGATGATAGATGTCAGAAGTATTAGACTCATTATCAATACCAATTTCAAAAAATTTCTTTCCAGATAAATTCTCTACAGAGTTTAATTCATCTAAATCTTGAATGTCGGTGAACCTCGCGGCATCATTAAGGGGTGTATTGTCTAAAAAGAGAGGATTGGGATAAGTCTCTAATAAAGACTTGTACACTTCTGTTCTAAGCTTATTTAATGAAGCAATGAGAATACTTTGAATTACGTCAGAAATAAAACTTACTGAAGAATTAAAAATATTAATCTCCATATCTGATGGAGGGAGAAAGTCATTCCTTGAAACGATAACTAGAATTGAATGCTTAGATAATTCAATGTCTTTTGCAAGAAAGGTTCCTACAACACCAATGTCTGATTCTAGAATTTGAGATTGATTAAAAAGTTTGTTCTTACTTTTTTTAACAAGATTAAAGATTTTACTGAAAGTTGTTACAGCAATTTCTTTCTTACTATGACCTAGATTTGTATCATAGAAGAATGTTTCTATGATGGGACTACCCTTCTCGTGAATTATTATTTGGCACGATTGATAGGCCTTGAATAATTTTGATTGTAAGATATATTCAGGTAATTCGCTTGTGTCCTTAATTTTCAAAGATTGATTTAAAATAAAGTTTTTAAATTCTAAAATTTCAATGAATAATTTTAGATCCGAGGAAGAATTTTTAGAAATATTAGAAGTTGTAAGTGAAGAGTATTTTCTCTTCTTATAGTTTTTACCATCATATCTAGCATTTAAGAGCTGGTAGATGGCCTTAGGAGATGTCTTAGAGGAAATTTTGAGAACAGGTTCACCAATAATTGAGCCGCCTCTATGAATATCGTAGAGGTTATCATTTAGGTAAATAGAATAATCAGAATGAATTTGAGACTTAGTGAATTCAATATTTGGAGACGCTGCAAATACACCGCCTCCTATACTTTCAGATAGGTATAACTTTAAAGATCTCTTAGTTTTTTTAGCTCTGGTATGGCCTTTATTTTCCACTGAGTCAGGTTATCTATAAGTTCATACTCTAGCAAGTCGTTCAACATAATTATGTCGTTTTTCTCTTTCGCAGGGATAAGCGCTTTCATAATAGAGAGAAGGTGAATTTCTAGAGTTTGAAACGTATTTGTATTCTTCAATTGCTCTTGGTGTCTTCTTCTCACTGTCTTATAGATTTTAGCCATTAATTGTACATATAGATCCATGATTTCAACAACTTCACCGAACATCATATTGGCTTCGTGTTTCTTGTTCTCACTTTGAAATTCAGAGTAAAGACTAATCTTCTGGACAATAGTATCAATATAAGATGAGCAATCGTTTAGTGCATCAAATGCAAGCTCATAGCTACTTGTTGTTGAAAAGTTGATGTCCTTATATCTTTCTACTGGCAGAGTAAGGGAAGATTGCTCTTCTTCATATGAAAGTTGAACGCCATCAATATCAATGGAAGTAATCACTTCATCATCGTGAAGAACTTCATTTAAAACAAAGTTCATTAAGTCATTCACGCTGGCATCATGCTCTGGTTTATTAATTGTTTTGTTGTTAACAGTTACTGAGACCATCCTGGTTCCTACCTTATTGTTGCTTGAGGTTTAATATTTTTATTTCTTTGATTCTGAGTAAGTGTCTTTTCACATAGTTCGTACATTACACTTGTTACATTTGCTTGATCATGAAAAGAGTAAAATGAGCTTTCAGTTAATTCTACTAAATTTTCTCCATGAAGATTTGCTCTAGAGACTTTTCCAAAGTTTATTATTGGGCTTAGCTGTGGATATGTTTCTGAGACAATATCTGATAAGCGTTCTATTTCATCAACCTTCTTAGAGTAATCTTTAATTTGATTGATATTTGGAGTATTCGATGAAATTTCTTCAAGAATGTACCTTGAATACTTTTTACCAAACTCACTTAATTCAAACAATTGCTGTAAACCCTGCATATCTTGAAGAATCCTCTGGTGTGTTTTATCGCTTATTTCTGGGAAGTCACTATGAGCTTCGACTTCATTGATAATATAGCTCCAAGTAATCATAAAGAATTTTTGAATTGTTTCAGTATATGTTACTTCGTTACCGAGTACTGATTGTAAGCTAAGTAAACCGAGGTTGTTGTACTTAGATCTAGAGATATTGATAGAGTTTAAGTGAAAGTGAGAAAGGTTCTTATTAAGTAACTCTTTAGTAACTTCTTCACCTTTAGATACCAACGAAAGAACTTCATTCACGGCCTGGTAGGGAATGTCTGCATGACATTGATAGAAGTCACATGAAGTGTCTGGCTTACATGGAAAGCATTTTGTCTGCGGTGACAAGCTATAGGCGCCATCGATATAGGGTATTGTTTCTCTTGTTCTTACTGGACCAAGTGAAATTGTAATAATAGGAATCTTCTTTAAAGAAGCTAAGTGACTAACCATTGAATCGTGACCAATAAACATAGAGTCGTCATCAAATAAGTTCTTAAGCTCTGTTATATTATGCTTGCCTGTAAGGTCTACAATTCTATTAGAGAACGAACTTAGTAGAGGGCTCGATGTTATTTTTTGGCAAGCCTCTCTGTCTGACTTGGCACCAACAATAAAGACTTTCTTTGATTCATTGTCTTTTAAAAATTTAAAGATAACTTCAACCCACTTCGTGTCACTCCATACCTTTTTCTTGTCAGAAGCGAACGGATGAATAAAAACTTTATTCTTTGGTCCAGAATTTACAGTGTTGTTTTCATCTTTCTTAGGAGCCACGCCAACAATAAGCTTGTAGAGGTCTACTAAGTTAAATGAATTAAAGCTTGTTTCTAGAACATTGGCATAGAGGTATTGTGACCATTTATCTTTAATCTTAATAGAGGCATCTGTATCATAAACAGGACCGACTTTATGATTGGCCTTAATTAGGCTCATTAGATAATTGGCCGTTTTTGAGTAAGATAAATTTATACAAACATCAATATTATGAGAGGAAATTCTATCTTTCAGTTCTTTTATATTCTTTAAAGAGTTTTCAAGATTAACTACAGGACTTTTTAAAACTAAATCTTTTAGATCAATGGTAATACATTCGTCGAATACTTCTTTAATTTGCTCGGTGAGGTGGTTCGCAAACTGCTTTCTCGCAATAAGAAGTAGCTTGTATTTATCACCATACTCAGCCCTTAGGGACTTAGCCATTTGAATTGTCTGTATTATATCTCCTAGACGGAGAATCTGAACAATCGCGATTGTCTTTTGAGCTTCTTGTGGAGGTATGTCTACACTGTCTTTCTTAGCTGTTTCCATGTCCTTCCTCTTCTAATAATGAGGCCAGGAATAGTACTTCGAGGTCATCTTGAGTTAGAGCAGTACCCGCTTGAGTACTTTTCTTTATCTCTTCGATTTTAGCTACAACCTCTGTTGCGAAATTACTCATACACCTTCCTTGGCATAAATATTATAAACTTGCTTGGTTAACTCTATTCGACGCTTTATTTTCAATTGCCGAGTTAGCTTCATGCTCTCTAGAGTTTTCTTCAATCGTTCTAAGAACTTCATAAACTTTTTGAAGTTCATTCTTCATCTTATATAAGTGACCCTCTACTTCTTTAACTGAATCTTCTAGTCTGTTAGAAGCAATCCCTTCAAGTCTTGCTCTTAAGAAAAGGCTTGGGATCGCCGTCATTGTAGAATCTTCACTGTGTGACAGTAGGTGACCTAATGAGTTTATAAAACTCTTGGACTGATTGGCACCTTCTCCAATTTGGATTAATGAGCGAATCGCACCGAGAAGATCTTTTGTAATATTTGTTACAGCTTCTTTTTCATTTGCAATCCATCTCTTAAAGTTTTCCCCTTTTAGCTCTAGAATCATTTCGCAATATGAATGATCATCCTTTGCAAGAAGAGTTTTTGAAAGATACATGCGAGAGGCAATTCTCTGGGCCTCTATTTCTGAATTTACTTCTCCCTTAACTGCAAAGTAGGAAGTACCTAGATTATCTTTGTAAGGTCTATAGAGAGTATAGCCTTCGCTTATCTCTGTATTCTTGAAGGACTTTAGTCCGAGTAGAAGTAGAGTTGAATTAACTATATCGTCGGATTTTAAGTCAGATGTCGTGTCATTTTTTGAGAAGTGTCTATCTTCAATATTTTTTGAAAGAATAATTGATTGCTCATTTATAGAGCCTTGCTTAAGAAACGGAGAAGCGCCTAAACTTACTTCTACACAAGGGGTTTGAACTAAATCACTTAGGTGCTTAATAGCCGTATCTGGAGTAATTAGACAATCGAGATTTACAACAACACTCGTTAAGGCATGAAAGTCGGACTCGACAGAAACAAGTCTTCCTTCAAAGTGATCATTTATATGTGCAGCCTTTTCTTTTTCTTCATCTGTAGGAGCGACTAAAAGCATTGTTACAACATCTCTCTGATGTAGCTTTTCAATGACTTCAATAATCACACTCTCTGGAATATTCTTTGACTCTTCAGATGTGAAGAGCTGAATACCCACTACTTTCTTATTCTTTCCTTCTTCTGCTCTTCTTAAAAAGTTTATATTTTTAGATGCATTCTCATTATGGTTAGTACTAGTTTTTAATTTGATACCATCTTTAACAGGAGTAACTCCGAGCATATTGTGATAGATATCGTTAAAGTGGATAGGTGAGAACTCGAGCTCTGTGACGACATCGTTTAGAAGCATTCCCCATTCAGAATTATATGAGTTTTTCATTTCTTGGGTGAAGCTTAGCCCAACTCTCTTCTCTGTCTTCATAAGAGATGTAATGTGAGTAGAGACCCTATCGTTTGAGTAGTTAATGACTTGGTCCCATTCTTTACTCGTGACAGGTTGCAGATCTTTGCTAAATTCCTCTAATGAGTAAGCATTGTTAAATATATCACTTTTACAAACTGTAATTATTCTCTTTCTATCAATTGTGAAAATATTTGAGAGACCCTCAATATTTAGAGCAACTTTTTCAAACTCTTTGTAGATAAGAAGAGATACTTCGTACTCACCACTTTTAATCATTGAGTTGATAAGGTGAGTAGAGCTATAGATATCTCCAAAACGTCTTAAATTTACTAGTAGTACTTTCTTCATTTTACTCTCTACCTTCTAATTCAAGTGATCCTTTAACCATTTCTTTAAATGCCATTAAAAAGTGATCGTTATTATTGACGGGAGCTTCTTTGGGATAAAGACTCTCGTCGATTGCGGACATTAAGTCGAGGTTAGGGTTTAGATTTTTTATGCTTTCCTTAACATCTTCGGTGCTAAGGTAGTCAGAAAAACTTCCAACTGTTCTTGGTGCTTTGTATGAAAGTAAATTTTTAAAGTAGTTTTCATACAGATTGAAGCTTGCTGGATGACTTATTATTCCTGGCTTATTAAGTAGATAGTTCACAAACTCTTTCTTCTTATAAAGTTCGGAAATCTCTTCGGCGGAATAGATTTGTATATTTGGATTGTCTATAAAAGAATACTTCTTATAGTCTGAATATACTTTCTCATTTGGTTCGATAACGACAATTCTATATTCTTGTCCCCATTCTTTTTCAAGGAGCAGTATGGCTTCAGCTATATGGTATCCGAATCCAAGTCCAAGAATAAGAAGCTCGTTCTTCACTTTCAATAAAGAAGTATTCTTGACCATAAGGCCAGCTGCCTCTTTTATAGGGTTATAAATTGAGTGGAGGTGAACATCATTAACAACAGGAACTTTGTGTTCTGTTTTAGAAACTTTAACTTCATACCTATATAAAGATAGCTCTTCCATGGATTTATCCTGAGTGTTATATGATTGTGAATTTTCTGTATTTGAATGATCAGACACGCTTGCTACCTCTTCCTTAAGGTTAAACTGTGAATTTAGAAGGAGAACGAATCCTAGTTCTCGCTCCTATATTTCCTCATGTCTGCGTATTTTTGTCAATGAGATTATAAAAAATAGCCGATTAACACTGAACTCATAACGACTTGATTTGTTATGAGTTCAGGAAAAATTAAGGTTATTTTTTGGTACTGTTAAGGTTGTAGCCCTTGAATTGCTGTCTTGACGTAAATATCGTAGCAATTTCCTTGGTTGTTTCAAGTTTTTGATCTTCAAGGAGTTCTGAGGATTTTAAGTCTATAGCTTGAACTTCACATGACCAGTTATATAGATCACCTTGCCAGGCTTTTAGAATTTCAATTATTTCTGGAGTAACTTCGTCGGCCTTTAGTGTTGCGACCATTTCCTCTACTTCAGTTTGAAATTTCTCTAAAACATTTACAATTCTTTCTCTATTATCGGCTTCAAAGTTTACTAGGTTGATATCTCCCCTTGAAGTTGCCAAATAGATACTATGGGTAATTTTGAGACCACTGTCTAAAAGAGCGGTGTGCCTCATTAATAGATTGTAGATACGATTAATCATTAAGCCCCCTGTTGCTCTTTTTGAGCATTTTCTTTTCTAAGGGTCTTAATAGCTTCACCCCAACCTTCATAGAGAGTATTTAAAACGTTTAGACATCCATTTAGTGGCTCAGCATCTATCTTAATATTTGCCTGAGTACTAGAGAAGAGAATAAAGTCATAAAGTGATGATAGCTCTTTTGCTATATCTCCACCGACTTCAAAGTCTAAACTATTATTTAGCTCAATGACGATGTCCTGAAGCTTTCCAATGTGTTCACCTTTGGCCGGAATGTTTTTCTCGCCAATGGCCTCTATTGCTTTCTTGCAACTTTTAATTGCCGCTTGATAGAGCATTAGTAAGATTTGTTCCTTACTTGCAGTGTGAATTGATGTTTTCTTATAAGCACCTAAACCATAACTCATAACCACCTCCAATGGTTAACCGAGTTGAGTCACAGGATCTGAACCACCAGCACCAAGCGCTGCTATTCCTGAACCTTGACTCTTCATTCTCGAAATTGTTCCTTCTAATCTTGCAAATTTATCTTTTAAATTCTTTTCTTTTTGTTCAATCATTCTTTCTTTATTACTTATTCTTCTATCTATTTGGTCAATATTAGACTGAAGAGAATTCTTTCTTGTTTGTAATAATCCGTTAGGAAACTGAAGAGATGCCTTTACGGTGTCTCCTAGGTGATCTATGAAACCTGGACTTTTACCTTCTTCAGTGAAGTGTCCCGTTAAAATCTGAGTCACTAATTTATAGTTTGAAGCTAAATTATTATTAAGTGTTTCCGTTTCAACTTTTAAAAGACCATCTCTTTGAAATTTAATTCCTAAATCACTAAATCTCTTAAATCCAAATTCTGTCTTGATATCCTTGAAGATGGTCGATCTAAGACGTCCTTCGAGTGATTGGAGTAGGATATCTCCACCAAGAGTTCTCGATGTATCTGTTGTTTCATCCATATTGTTCTGTTGTTTAATAAAACCTAGAACAGAGTTGATACTTTCTACAAGTCCTTCAACTTTTGCAGTAACAGCTTGTGTATCTTCATCAATTTTTAAAGTAAATTCCTCTCCTGGGCGTGCTTTCTTTAAGTCTAAACTCACTCCAGGAATTAATTCGGAAGATTTATTTTCTGGAAGTTCGATCTCAAATCCATCTAGCTTAATTTTGGCATCGTGTGCTTCTCTTTCAAATTCTAAATAAAGATCATTATCTCCATCTACAAAATAAAAGTAAGGAAACTCCGCACGCTTTTCATCCCCCGTTTCTTCAAGAGACATGATCATTCGCCATGGTTGATCACTTCCGCTTCCGTCATTGACAACAGAGGCTCGAAGACCATTACCACTATCTTTA
This sequence is a window from Halobacteriovorax sp. JY17. Protein-coding genes within it:
- a CDS encoding HAMP domain-containing sensor histidine kinase codes for the protein MENKGHTRAKKTKRSLKLYLSESIGGGVFAASPNIEFTKSQIHSDYSIYLNDNLYDIHRGGSIIGEPVLKISSKTSPKAIYQLLNARYDGKNYKKRKYSSLTTSNISKNSSSDLKLFIEILEFKNFILNQSLKIKDTSELPEYILQSKLFKAYQSCQIIIHEKGSPIIETFFYDTNLGHSKKEIAVTTFSKIFNLVKKSKNKLFNQSQILESDIGVVGTFLAKDIELSKHSILVIVSRNDFLPPSDMEINIFNSSVSFISDVIQSILIASLNKLRTEVYKSLLETYPNPLFLDNTPLNDAARFTDIQDLDELNSVENLSGKKFFEIGIDNESNTSDIYHHQRVSLLGELLNTLKHELSNPLFGLSMASDLLLLEDFDEEMSSIIKDISINSKRCQTIIDNFSKLYREEDHYDKFNIRDVINETILLTKSESKQIPKDLNFYNFQSEEDFIINSNSTWVSQILFNLVINSSQAIKSAHTEFRNQKIEITIIKKLEGIEINVSDTGPGIPAKLREQIFKPFITTKEKGTGLGLSICSNLIKKLNGTIEITQKDDIGTSVSFTLPIT
- a CDS encoding glycosyltransferase family 9 protein → METAKKDSVDIPPQEAQKTIAIVQILRLGDIIQTIQMAKSLRAEYGDKYKLLLIARKQFANHLTEQIKEVFDECITIDLKDLVLKSPVVNLENSLKNIKELKDRISSHNIDVCINLSYSKTANYLMSLIKANHKVGPVYDTDASIKIKDKWSQYLYANVLETSFNSFNLVDLYKLIVGVAPKKDENNTVNSGPKNKVFIHPFASDKKKVWSDTKWVEVIFKFLKDNESKKVFIVGAKSDREACQKITSSPLLSSFSNRIVDLTGKHNITELKNLFDDDSMFIGHDSMVSHLASLKKIPIITISLGPVRTRETIPYIDGAYSLSPQTKCFPCKPDTSCDFYQCHADIPYQAVNEVLSLVSKGEEVTKELLNKNLSHFHLNSINISRSKYNNLGLLSLQSVLGNEVTYTETIQKFFMITWSYIINEVEAHSDFPEISDKTHQRILQDMQGLQQLFELSEFGKKYSRYILEEISSNTPNINQIKDYSKKVDEIERLSDIVSETYPQLSPIINFGKVSRANLHGENLVELTESSFYSFHDQANVTSVMYELCEKTLTQNQRNKNIKPQATIR
- a CDS encoding glycosyltransferase family 9 protein — its product is MKKVLLVNLRRFGDIYSSTHLINSMIKSGEYEVSLLIYKEFEKVALNIEGLSNIFTIDRKRIITVCKSDIFNNAYSLEEFSKDLQPVTSKEWDQVINYSNDRVSTHITSLMKTEKRVGLSFTQEMKNSYNSEWGMLLNDVVTELEFSPIHFNDIYHNMLGVTPVKDGIKLKTSTNHNENASKNINFLRRAEEGKNKKVVGIQLFTSEESKNIPESVIIEVIEKLHQRDVVTMLLVAPTDEEKEKAAHINDHFEGRLVSVESDFHALTSVVVNLDCLITPDTAIKHLSDLVQTPCVEVSLGASPFLKQGSINEQSIILSKNIEDRHFSKNDTTSDLKSDDIVNSTLLLLGLKSFKNTEISEGYTLYRPYKDNLGTSYFAVKGEVNSEIEAQRIASRMYLSKTLLAKDDHSYCEMILELKGENFKRWIANEKEAVTNITKDLLGAIRSLIQIGEGANQSKSFINSLGHLLSHSEDSTMTAIPSLFLRARLEGIASNRLEDSVKEVEGHLYKMKNELQKVYEVLRTIEENSREHEANSAIENKASNRVNQASL
- the fliS gene encoding flagellar export chaperone FliS, with the protein product MSYGLGAYKKTSIHTASKEQILLMLYQAAIKSCKKAIEAIGEKNIPAKGEHIGKLQDIVIELNNSLDFEVGGDIAKELSSLYDFILFSSTQANIKIDAEPLNGCLNVLNTLYEGWGEAIKTLRKENAQKEQQGA
- the fliD gene encoding flagellar filament capping protein FliD; translated protein: MGISFGSIATGLPKDIVKQIIAAEKIPVKNMETRKEKVGDKKALVGELIKLMEGVRGNVLQNASARSLRELKVQTNEDILGVNADKNIAQPGTYQIEVSQLAQKSSAMSSGFESPDDSYVGVGFIQYFLPDGESKEIYIDSDNSSLNAVAKLINKDSGNGLRASVVNDGSGSDQPWRMIMSLEETGDEKRAEFPYFYFVDGDNDLYLEFEREAHDAKIKLDGFEIELPENKSSELIPGVSLDLKKARPGEEFTLKIDEDTQAVTAKVEGLVESINSVLGFIKQQNNMDETTDTSRTLGGDILLQSLEGRLRSTIFKDIKTEFGFKRFSDLGIKFQRDGLLKVETETLNNNLASNYKLVTQILTGHFTEEGKSPGFIDHLGDTVKASLQFPNGLLQTRKNSLQSNIDQIDRRISNKERMIEQKEKNLKDKFARLEGTISRMKSQGSGIAALGAGGSDPVTQLG